From Streptomyces qinzhouensis, one genomic window encodes:
- a CDS encoding acyl carrier protein → MNTETMNTETLNHETLIKNFLIEEFLPDVAASELADDYDLLTNGVVDSLGLLKLIAWVETEFGVTVDDAALDPDNFRTVRAIDGFVARASAPAAVTAS, encoded by the coding sequence ATGAACACCGAAACGATGAACACCGAAACGTTGAACCACGAGACCCTCATCAAGAACTTCCTGATCGAGGAGTTCCTGCCCGATGTGGCCGCCTCCGAGCTCGCGGACGACTACGACCTGCTCACCAACGGGGTCGTCGACAGTCTCGGGCTGCTCAAGCTCATCGCCTGGGTCGAAACCGAGTTCGGTGTCACCGTCGACGACGCGGCCCTGGACCCGGACAACTTCCGCACCGTCCGGGCCATCGACGGCTTCGTAGCACGGGCGTCGGCCCCGGCCGCGGTCACGGCGAGCTGA
- a CDS encoding FAD-binding protein has translation MHTEPTRRKILSGLAVGAGTAVLGWDPHARAWATAPGSTPGIRQVPALDGTLLLPADPSAFTEDFGHLFTRRPRAVLTPGSVNDIQKVLRYARNNAIPVAVNGQSGTGADDRESHSHYGQALVEGGIAIDPKPLGTIHSITAGIADVDAGVTWSALALRALETGQTLPVYNDFAHLSIGGTLSVGGLGGTSQRHGSQADNVEWLQVVTGTGEKITCSRTSHRALFEAVLIGAGQYAVIVRAGVKLIPAHTTTRSLEYTYTDRAAFLRDSLAVMRAGVVSDQNGYAEPKPGGGWTYRLALGIFYSAPAGPDVAALQAVLSPQATAGPAADLPFRDWLLRFDPNWAALKAAGFWGSKKPWLMMFVGTEQTPAYLDTVLGELTPTQMGPGPVRISPMDTRSLTRPNFVLPQSRTNEFFEVSLIRIPAPNHPDVPGLLAQNRRFYDRAVALGAKRYLVGAVPSMTRADWRTHYGARWITLSALKRWYDPAAILTPGQGIFG, from the coding sequence ATGCATACCGAGCCCACACGCCGGAAGATCCTGTCCGGGCTGGCTGTCGGAGCGGGTACGGCGGTCCTGGGATGGGATCCCCACGCCCGAGCGTGGGCCACCGCCCCCGGTTCGACACCCGGCATCCGCCAGGTCCCCGCCCTCGACGGCACCCTCCTCCTCCCCGCCGACCCGTCGGCGTTCACCGAGGACTTCGGCCACCTCTTCACCCGCCGGCCCCGGGCCGTCCTGACCCCCGGGTCGGTCAACGACATCCAGAAAGTCCTCCGCTACGCCCGCAACAACGCCATCCCCGTGGCCGTCAACGGCCAGAGCGGAACCGGCGCCGACGACCGCGAGTCCCACTCGCACTACGGACAGGCCCTGGTCGAGGGCGGCATAGCCATCGACCCCAAACCGCTCGGCACCATCCACAGCATCACGGCCGGCATCGCCGACGTCGACGCCGGCGTCACCTGGTCGGCACTGGCCCTGCGAGCCCTCGAAACCGGCCAGACCCTGCCCGTCTACAACGACTTCGCCCATCTGTCGATCGGCGGCACCCTCAGCGTCGGCGGCCTCGGCGGCACCAGCCAGCGCCACGGCTCCCAGGCCGACAACGTCGAATGGCTCCAGGTCGTCACCGGCACCGGCGAGAAGATCACCTGCTCCCGCACCAGCCACCGCGCACTGTTCGAAGCCGTCCTCATCGGCGCCGGACAGTACGCCGTCATCGTGCGCGCCGGCGTCAAACTGATCCCGGCCCACACCACCACCCGCTCCCTGGAATACACCTACACCGACCGGGCGGCCTTCCTGCGCGACTCCCTGGCCGTCATGCGGGCCGGTGTCGTCAGCGACCAGAACGGCTACGCCGAGCCCAAGCCCGGCGGCGGCTGGACCTACCGGCTGGCCCTCGGCATCTTCTACTCGGCACCCGCCGGACCCGACGTCGCCGCCCTGCAGGCCGTACTCTCCCCCCAGGCGACCGCCGGCCCCGCCGCCGACCTCCCCTTCCGCGACTGGCTGCTGCGCTTCGACCCCAACTGGGCGGCTTTGAAGGCCGCCGGGTTCTGGGGCAGCAAGAAGCCCTGGCTCATGATGTTCGTCGGCACCGAACAGACCCCGGCCTACCTCGACACCGTCCTCGGCGAACTCACCCCCACCCAGATGGGCCCCGGCCCGGTCCGGATCTCCCCGATGGACACCCGCTCCCTCACCCGGCCCAACTTCGTCCTGCCCCAGTCCCGGACGAACGAGTTCTTCGAAGTCAGCCTCATCCGCATCCCCGCCCCCAACCACCCCGACGTCCCCGGCCTGCTGGCACAGAACCGCCGCTTCTACGACCGGGCCGTCGCCCTCGGAGCCAAGCGCTACCTCGTCGGCGCGGTGCCCTCGATGACCCGCGCCGACTGGCGGACCCACTACGGGGCACGCTGGATCACCCTCAGCGCCCTCAAGCGCTGGTACGACCCCGCCGCGATCCTCACCCCGGGCCAGGGCATCTTCGGCTGA
- a CDS encoding AMP-binding protein: MKLTQLWTSFARQADARPGATALVAGSRHVSYGELAGLVADASVRLDRLDTAGGEPVGVPATKTPETIALVLALLRAGLPVVLPSATLPGATLQRLLARAGCRHLVPADDAGPARAGAVPAPAPAPAPAPAPAAPHAPGSVAFVLTTSGSTGVPKLVPLTAGAVERFADWAAARFELGPGAAVLNYAPLNFDLCFLDVWATLHHGGRVVLVDPAAATDGRRLLDTIDDNAVTVVQAVPMAHQLLADAADGTGRRLTSVRHTLFTGDHMPARCLARLPEVLPHSRLYNLYGCTETNDSFLYEVDPGALPGGPVPLGTPLPGVEAVVLGEDGGVVTGPGRGELIVATPFQSAGYLGADPAADGPFTGAPAGLPAGSPGRFYRTGDIVRRDQDGVLHLEGRNDFQVKVRGTRVNTAAVEQVLLDHDDVTEAAVLAVPDPVAGHLLHAVVRRGPGAVTGTLGLRRHCALYLPTAAIPAVFRLSEAPLPRTSTGKVDRQSLGETLRSPRPEARAVRKEPAR, encoded by the coding sequence ATGAAACTCACCCAGCTCTGGACCTCGTTCGCCCGGCAGGCCGATGCCCGCCCCGGCGCCACGGCTCTCGTGGCGGGCAGCCGGCACGTCTCCTACGGCGAGCTCGCCGGCCTGGTGGCCGACGCGTCGGTGCGCCTTGACCGGCTCGACACCGCCGGCGGCGAACCGGTCGGCGTACCCGCCACCAAGACGCCCGAGACGATCGCCCTGGTGCTGGCCCTCCTGCGGGCGGGCCTGCCGGTGGTGCTCCCCTCGGCCACGCTGCCCGGCGCCACCCTGCAACGCCTCCTGGCCCGGGCCGGGTGCCGTCACCTCGTCCCCGCCGACGATGCCGGCCCCGCCCGGGCCGGCGCCGTACCCGCCCCGGCCCCGGCCCCGGCTCCGGCTCCGGCTCCGGCCGCGCCGCATGCCCCCGGCTCCGTCGCCTTCGTCCTGACCACCTCCGGGTCGACGGGCGTGCCGAAACTGGTGCCGCTCACCGCGGGCGCCGTCGAGCGCTTCGCCGACTGGGCGGCGGCACGGTTCGAGCTGGGACCCGGGGCTGCGGTCCTCAACTACGCCCCGCTCAACTTCGATCTCTGCTTCCTCGACGTCTGGGCCACCCTCCACCACGGCGGCCGGGTCGTCCTGGTCGATCCGGCCGCCGCCACCGACGGGCGCCGGCTGCTCGATACGATCGACGACAACGCCGTCACCGTCGTGCAGGCCGTGCCGATGGCCCACCAGCTGCTGGCCGACGCCGCGGACGGTACGGGCCGCCGGCTCACCTCGGTCCGCCACACCCTGTTCACCGGCGACCATATGCCCGCCCGCTGCCTGGCCCGGCTGCCCGAGGTGCTCCCCCACAGCCGCCTCTACAACCTCTACGGCTGCACCGAGACCAACGACAGCTTCCTGTACGAGGTGGACCCGGGCGCGCTGCCGGGCGGGCCGGTCCCGCTCGGCACCCCGCTGCCCGGTGTCGAGGCGGTCGTCCTCGGTGAGGACGGCGGTGTGGTCACCGGGCCCGGACGGGGCGAGCTGATCGTGGCCACACCGTTCCAGTCGGCCGGCTACCTCGGCGCCGACCCGGCGGCGGACGGCCCGTTCACCGGCGCTCCCGCCGGTCTCCCGGCCGGGTCCCCGGGCCGCTTCTACCGCACCGGCGACATCGTGCGCCGCGACCAGGACGGTGTCCTCCACCTCGAGGGGCGCAACGACTTCCAGGTCAAAGTCCGCGGGACCCGGGTGAACACCGCGGCCGTCGAACAGGTGCTCCTCGACCACGACGATGTCACCGAGGCCGCGGTCCTCGCCGTCCCCGACCCCGTCGCCGGTCATCTGCTGCACGCGGTGGTGCGGCGGGGGCCGGGAGCCGTCACGGGAACCCTCGGCCTGCGCCGCCACTGCGCCCTGTATCTGCCCACGGCGGCCATCCCCGCCGTCTTCCGCCTGTCCGAGGCCCCCTTGCCCCGAACGTCCACCGGCAAGGTCGACCGCCAGAGCCTCGGCGAAACCCTCAGGTCCCCTCGCCCCGAGGCGAGGGCTGTCAGAAAGGAACCGGCACGATGA
- a CDS encoding NmrA family transcriptional regulator has protein sequence MTTNEHTTLVLGGTGRVGRRVVKGLTARGVNVRVGSRTGTPPFDWEDPSTWAGAFVGVRSAYLMYYPEVEWPGAGDAIGAVAKLAVDAGVRRLVLLSARNQEEAVRCEEAVTGLPVEWTIVAPASFNQNFDEGVFLEPLRQGVLALPAGNNSDPFVDADDIADVAVAALTEDGHVGERYELTGPRLWTFAEGVEEIARATGRSLRYEPITRDQFAAAIVEDGAPRDFAEPLATLISEFFDGRNSSLADGVERALKRKPRDFADWVAEIAPTGVWDAAGE, from the coding sequence ATGACGACAAACGAGCACACGACACTGGTTCTCGGCGGTACCGGCCGGGTCGGCCGCCGCGTGGTGAAGGGCCTGACCGCCCGGGGCGTGAACGTCCGGGTCGGCTCCCGTACCGGCACGCCCCCGTTCGACTGGGAGGACCCCTCGACCTGGGCCGGCGCTTTCGTCGGCGTCCGGTCGGCGTATCTGATGTACTACCCCGAGGTCGAGTGGCCCGGTGCGGGCGACGCGATCGGCGCGGTGGCCAAGCTGGCCGTCGACGCGGGCGTTCGGCGGCTGGTTCTGCTCTCCGCCCGTAACCAGGAAGAGGCGGTGCGGTGCGAGGAGGCCGTGACCGGTCTCCCGGTCGAGTGGACCATCGTCGCCCCGGCGTCGTTCAACCAGAACTTCGACGAGGGGGTGTTCCTCGAGCCGCTGCGCCAGGGTGTGCTGGCGCTGCCGGCCGGCAACAACTCCGACCCGTTCGTCGACGCCGACGACATCGCGGACGTCGCGGTGGCGGCTTTGACCGAGGACGGGCATGTGGGTGAGCGGTACGAGCTGACGGGCCCTCGGCTGTGGACGTTCGCCGAAGGCGTCGAGGAGATCGCCCGGGCGACGGGCCGTTCCCTGCGCTACGAGCCGATCACCCGGGACCAGTTCGCCGCCGCCATCGTCGAGGACGGTGCCCCGCGTGATTTCGCCGAGCCGCTGGCCACGCTCATCTCCGAGTTCTTCGACGGCCGCAACAGTTCGCTGGCGGACGGGGTGGAGCGGGCGCTGAAGCGCAAGCCCCGGGACTTCGCGGACTGGGTGGCCGAGATCGCCCCCACCGGGGTGTGGGACGCCGCCGGCGAGTGA
- a CDS encoding AraC family transcriptional regulator: MDALAGLLEGPRASGAFLLRIVLDPPWSIRVQDGSPLCLAVMLSGDAYVEPDHGDPVRLHPGDVAIVRGPDPYVMSDQPATPPQVIVHPGQQCLTPEGVELRERMALGVRTWGSNPDGPVQMLLGVYEEVGAVGQRLLDVLPPLLVVSDDTWDSTLIPVLAGEITKQGPAQGVVLDRLLDLLLISVLREWFDRPDTEAPAWYRAQTHPVAGEALRLFHEDPANDWTLERVAAEIGVSRATLAGSFRSAVGTPAMTYLTEWRLALAADLLRQSDATLNTVARQVGYGSGFALSSAFKRVYGISPQEHRTGALTH; this comes from the coding sequence ATGGACGCACTCGCAGGATTACTCGAGGGGCCGCGGGCCAGCGGCGCTTTCCTCCTCCGTATCGTGCTCGATCCCCCCTGGTCCATCCGGGTCCAGGACGGATCACCCCTATGCCTCGCCGTCATGCTCAGCGGCGACGCCTACGTCGAACCCGACCACGGCGACCCGGTACGGCTCCACCCCGGCGACGTCGCCATCGTCCGCGGCCCCGACCCCTACGTCATGAGCGACCAGCCCGCGACCCCGCCGCAGGTCATCGTCCACCCCGGCCAGCAGTGCCTCACCCCCGAAGGCGTCGAACTGCGCGAACGGATGGCCCTGGGCGTACGCACCTGGGGCAGCAACCCCGACGGGCCGGTACAGATGCTCCTCGGCGTGTACGAGGAGGTCGGCGCCGTCGGCCAGCGCCTGCTCGACGTACTGCCCCCGCTGCTGGTCGTCTCCGACGACACCTGGGACTCCACCCTCATCCCGGTACTCGCCGGTGAGATCACCAAACAGGGCCCCGCCCAGGGCGTCGTCCTGGACCGCCTCCTCGACCTGCTCCTCATCTCGGTCCTGCGGGAATGGTTCGACCGGCCCGACACCGAAGCCCCCGCCTGGTACCGGGCCCAGACCCACCCGGTGGCGGGCGAGGCCCTGCGCCTGTTCCACGAAGACCCGGCGAACGACTGGACCCTGGAACGGGTCGCCGCCGAGATCGGCGTATCCCGGGCCACCCTCGCCGGCAGCTTCCGCAGCGCGGTCGGCACACCGGCGATGACCTACCTGACCGAATGGCGCCTGGCCCTGGCCGCGGACCTGCTGCGCCAGTCCGACGCCACCTTGAACACCGTCGCCCGCCAAGTCGGCTACGGCAGCGGATTCGCCCTCAGCTCGGCCTTCAAACGGGTCTACGGCATCAGCCCCCAGGAGCACCGCACCGGCGCCCTGACACACTGA
- the trpA gene encoding tryptophan synthase subunit alpha → MSGFFPRPPGLAVFLNAGDPPFDVLDDIADMLDEQEVDVLELGVPFPDSISDGPVIRRSADRALAAGTGLEDTLAFAARSRGRHRRLRVVVLADWAHTVRPRSTAQVVTAVAGSGAAGILLHGAPPRVRPEFYDLAGAAGLPVVTTCYASSPPAAVAEAGAHASAYVYLVAHYGRSGAGPAPDPAALRAPVHALRALTGVPVAAGFGVRTAADVERVHAAGADAAVIGSAVVARAEASMASGGDITADLADLVTALRPPRPVPVARPR, encoded by the coding sequence ATGAGCGGCTTCTTCCCCCGCCCGCCGGGCCTGGCCGTGTTCCTCAACGCCGGTGACCCGCCGTTCGACGTACTCGACGACATCGCCGACATGCTCGACGAACAGGAGGTCGACGTCCTGGAGCTGGGGGTGCCGTTCCCCGACTCCATCAGCGACGGGCCGGTGATCCGCCGCTCCGCCGACCGGGCCCTGGCGGCCGGAACCGGACTGGAGGACACCCTCGCCTTCGCCGCCCGCTCCCGCGGCCGGCACCGCCGGCTGCGGGTGGTCGTCCTGGCCGACTGGGCCCACACCGTACGCCCCCGTTCGACGGCACAGGTCGTCACGGCCGTCGCCGGATCCGGGGCGGCCGGGATCCTCCTGCACGGCGCACCGCCCCGGGTCCGCCCGGAGTTCTACGACCTGGCCGGCGCCGCCGGGCTGCCCGTCGTCACCACCTGCTACGCGTCCTCGCCTCCCGCGGCCGTGGCCGAGGCAGGGGCCCACGCCTCGGCCTATGTGTATCTGGTGGCGCACTACGGCCGCAGCGGCGCCGGCCCGGCACCCGACCCGGCGGCTCTCCGGGCCCCCGTCCATGCCCTGCGGGCCCTGACCGGTGTACCGGTCGCCGCCGGTTTCGGGGTACGCACGGCGGCCGATGTGGAGCGGGTGCACGCGGCCGGTGCGGATGCCGCCGTGATCGGCAGCGCCGTCGTCGCCCGGGCCGAGGCGTCCATGGCAAGCGGCGGTGACATCACCGCCGACCTCGCCGACCTGGTCACCGCCCTGCGCCCGCCGCGGCCTGTGCCCGTGGCGCGGCCCCGGTAA